One genomic segment of Arachis duranensis cultivar V14167 chromosome 4, aradu.V14167.gnm2.J7QH, whole genome shotgun sequence includes these proteins:
- the LOC107483940 gene encoding RNA-binding KH domain-containing protein PEPPER has product MATAQNGTVTATTITDANNSTQEPATALGATTAEKRWPGWPGECVFRLIVPMGKVGSIIGRKGELVKKTCEDTRARIRVLDAPLGTPDRVVLITGKEEPEAALSPAMDATIRIFKRISGLSETDSDNKGSAGVVFCSIRLLVASTQAVNLIGKQGSLIKSMQESSGASIRVLSADETQFHAATTDERIVELQGEALKVLKALEAVVGHLRRFLVDHSVLPLFEKPYTAPTTQPHQAETLADKSLHIASQTSIFSDISLPTKRDSVFADRGSLLDSLLPSSTVSVYGQDSSLSAVRSSALTPLSRAAAPIVSTVVQTMQIPLSYAEDIIGVQGTNIEYIRRTSGAILTVQESRVPDEIVVEIKGSSSQVQTAEQLIQEVISNHKDPVASSYGRVDAGLRSSYAAVGETGLGSSYSTVGDTGLRSSYATLGDVGLRNSYSTVGTASRPAPSLTSQPYSGYGASSLGDYSTFRL; this is encoded by the exons ATGGCCACTGCCCAAAACGGCACCGTCACAGCAACCACCATCACCGACGCAAACAATTCGACTCAGGAACCGGCCACCGCCCTCGGAGCCACGACTGCTGAGAAGAGATGGCCTGGTTGGCCTGGGGAGTGCGTGTTCCGGCTGATCGTGCCGATGGGCAAGGTCGGCAGCATCATCGGTCGCAAGGGTGAGCTCGTCAAGAAGACCTGCGAAGACACACGCGCCCGCATTCGCGTCCTCGACGCCCCTCTCGGCACTCCCGATCGAGTT GTACTGATAACTGGGAAGGAAGAGCCAGAGGCAGCTCTTTCCCCTGCAATGGATGCTACGATAAGAATATTTAAGCGTATCTCTGGGTTATCTGAAACTGACAGTGACAACAAAGGATCTGCCGGGGTTGTATTTTGTTCCATCCGCTTGTTGGTGGCATCAACACAAGCTGTCAATTTGATTGGAAAACAAGGATCGTTAATCAAATCTATGCAGGAGAGTAGTGGTGCTTCTATTAGGGTATTGTCAGCAG ATGAGACGCAATTTCATGCTGCTACCACGGATGAGAGGATTGTGGAACTTCAGGGAGAAGCCTTGAAAGTCCTTAAAGCTCTGGAAGCAGTGGTTGGCCACCTAAGAAGGTTTTTGGTTGATCATAGTGTTCTTCCTCTATTTGAGAAACCT TACACCGCCCCAACCACACAACCCCATCAAGCAGAGACCTTGGCCGACAAGTCATTGCATATTGCTTCTCAAACTAGCATTTTTTCAGATATTTCTCTTCCAACGAAAAGGGATTCTGTCTTTGCTGATCGTGGAAGTCTTTTGGACTCATTACTTCCTTCCTCCACTGTGTCTGTCTACGGGCAAGATTCTTCACTTTCTGCTGTTCGATCTTCGGCACTTACTCCACTTAGTCGTGCTGCTGCTCCTATTGTTAGTACG GTAGTACAAACCATGCAAATACCATTGTCATACGCGGAGGACATCATTGGTGTTCAAGGGACTAATATTGAATACATTCGTCGAACTAGTGGAGCGATATTGACTGTGCAGGAGAGCAGGGTGCCTGATGAAATTGTTGTGGAAATAAAAGGCTCCTCATCTCAAGTTCAGACGGCAGAGCAATTGATTCAG GAAGTGATAAGCAACCACAAAGATCCTGTTGCAAGCAGTTATGGAAGAGTAGATGCAGGTTTGAGGTCTTCGTACGCTGCAGTGGGCGAGACAGGTTTGGGGTCTTCATACTCTACGGTGGGAGACACAGGTTTGAGGTCTTCATACGCCACACTGGGCGATGTAGGTTTGAGGAATTCATACTCTACGGTGGGCACTGCATCACGCCCTGCACCGTCCTTGACTTCACAACCTTACTCAGGTTATGGAGCTTCTAGTTTAGGAGACTATAGTACTTTCAGACTTTAA